Proteins encoded together in one Telopea speciosissima isolate NSW1024214 ecotype Mountain lineage chromosome 6, Tspe_v1, whole genome shotgun sequence window:
- the LOC122664718 gene encoding uncharacterized sugar kinase slr0537 produces the protein MSLLLPSSLSHGTTNLSPLHPLASLLYPSINLVPNRLLNNNLSRTHVTTTTTTMTSTICCCRQKEKVHGTFSSSINGHQISRVFGTLVGRVRSSSKFSSYNGCSGSDDAIAQELGSRSDGEEEEGQDSDEGEELEEGLGIRASAGPERWDVLGLGQAMVDFSGVVDDEFLERLGLEKGTRKLVNHEERGRILRAMDGCSYKAAAGGSLSNTLVALARLGGRFIGGPALNVAMAGSVGGDPLGGFYRAKLCRANVNFLSKPVKDGTTGTVIVLTTPDAQRTMLAYQGTSSTVSYHPYLASVISKTNILIVEGYLFELPHTIKTIAKACEDAHRNGALVAVTASDVSCIERHYDDFWDIIGNYADIVFANTDEARAFCHFSSKESPVSATRYLSHFVPLVSVTDGHRGSYIGVKGEAIFIPPSPCVPVDTCGAGDAYASGILYGILRGVSDLKGMGTLAARVAAVVVGQQGTRLRVQDAVELAESFAFQINSSNVHFDVGSDHISSF, from the exons ATGTCTCTTCTTCtaccctcttctctctcccatggCACTACTAACCTCTCACCTCTTCATCCTCTTGCCTCTCTTTTATATCCATCTATTAATTTGGTACCTAATCGTCTTTTAAACAACAATCTCAGCAGAACCCATGTCAccactactaccaccaccatgACCTCGACCATATGTTGTTGCAGACAGAAGGAGAAGGTTCATGGTACTTTCTCTTCGAGCATTAATGGGCACCAAATTTCTAGGGTATTTGGAACTCTTGTGGGGCGAGTTCGTAGTTCTTCGAAATTTTCTAGCTATAATGGTTGCAGTGGAAGCGACGATGCCATAGCCCAGGAACTTGGCAGCAGAAGcgatggtgaagaagaagaaggtcaaGATTCTGATGAGGGGGAGGAGCTGGAAGAAGGGCTTGGGATAAGAGCTTCTGCTGGACCTGAGAGATGGGATGTCTTGGGTCTTGGACAGGCCATG GTAGATTTTTCGGGCGTGGTGGATGATGAATTTTTGGAGAGACTGGGACTGGAGAAAGGGACCAGGAAACTTGTGAACCATGAGGAGAGAGGTAGAATTTTGCGAGCTATGGATGGTTGCAGCTACAAGGCCGCTGCTGGAGGGTCTCTTTCCAATACATTGGTAGCCTTGGCGAGGCTTGGTGGTCGGTTCATTGGAGGCCCTGCCTTGAATGTTGCCATGGCGGGTAGCGTTGGGGGCGACCCCTTGGGTGGGTTTTACAG GGCAAAACTTTGTCGGgcaaatgtgaattttcttTCCAAACCTGTCAAGGATGGGACAACCGGGACAGTTATAGTTCTCACCACCCCGGATGCCCAACGGACTATGCTTGCATATCAG GGTACATCTTCAACTGTTAGCTATCATCCATACTTGGCCAGTGTAATCTCGAAAACAAATATACTTATTGTGGAAGGTTATTTATTTGAACTTCCTCATACGATCAAAACAATAGCAAAAGCGTGTGAGGATGCCCACAGGAATGGTGCTCTCGTTGCTGTCACTGCTTCTGACGTGTCCTGCATTGAGAGACACTATGATGATTTTTG GGATATCATAGGGAACTATGCAGACATAGTATTTGCAAACACTGATGAAGCAAGAGCTTTCTGCCACTTCTCCTCAAAAGAGAGCCCTGTATCCGCTACAAGGTATCTGAGCCATTTTGTACCTCTTGTCTCCGTGACTGATGGTCATAGAGGATCTTACATTGGTGTAAAAGGTGAAGCCATTTTCATACCCCCTTCACCATGTGTACCTGTTGACACATGTGGTGCTGGAGATGCTTATGCTTCTGGGATTTTATATGGTATATTACGTGGTGTATCAGATTTGAAAGGTATGGGTACATTAGCAGCAAGGGTTGCTGCTGTAGTAGTTGGACAGCAGGGGACTCGCCTCCGTGTTCAGGATGCAGTTGAGTTGGCAGAGTCATTTGCATTTCAAATCAATAGCTCCAATGTTCACTTCGATGTAGGATCAGATCATATCTCCAGTTTCTAA